One window of the Prochlorococcus marinus XMU1411 genome contains the following:
- a CDS encoding ABC transporter ATP-binding protein, which produces MVKNIIDVRNLSKSFDISSKEPGLKGTIKHFFRRQTKSLKVIKDISFEINEGEIVGFLGANGAGKTTILKMLCGLIYPSEGSILVSGYLPFRRKENFLKNITLIMGQKQQLIWDLPPIESFYLNASIYDLDKFEAKKRIKKLSEMLEIDEELFIPVRKLSLGQRMKSELLAALLHEPNILFLDEPTLGLDINAQRNLRKFLQKYNKETNATICLTSHYMKDITSLCKRVICVHEGAISYDGELDLLLKKLSPVKEILIVCRSEEDAIKLENSGFTVKNKIKNEITIKIENNSITSSLKTILNNFDIEDLFINEPPIDEVIGKVLIKKDYDI; this is translated from the coding sequence ATGGTAAAAAATATTATCGATGTAAGAAATTTATCTAAGTCATTTGATATCTCTTCCAAAGAACCAGGCTTAAAAGGAACAATTAAACATTTTTTTAGAAGACAAACAAAAAGTTTAAAAGTTATAAAAGATATAAGTTTTGAAATTAATGAAGGAGAAATAGTGGGTTTTCTAGGTGCTAATGGAGCTGGGAAAACAACAATATTAAAAATGCTTTGTGGCTTAATTTATCCAAGTGAAGGTTCGATTTTGGTTTCAGGCTACTTACCATTCAGGAGAAAAGAAAATTTCCTAAAGAATATCACCTTAATAATGGGACAAAAGCAACAGCTTATTTGGGATCTTCCACCAATAGAATCATTCTATTTGAATGCATCAATATATGACTTAGATAAGTTCGAAGCTAAAAAGAGAATAAAAAAACTATCGGAAATGCTTGAAATTGATGAAGAGCTATTTATACCTGTTAGAAAACTTTCACTAGGTCAGCGTATGAAATCAGAATTACTAGCAGCTTTATTACATGAACCAAATATTCTATTTTTAGACGAGCCGACACTCGGATTAGATATTAATGCACAGAGAAATTTAAGAAAATTCCTTCAAAAATATAATAAGGAAACTAATGCAACGATATGCCTAACCAGTCATTACATGAAAGATATTACATCGCTATGCAAGAGAGTTATATGTGTGCACGAAGGGGCAATATCATATGACGGAGAACTTGACCTATTACTAAAAAAACTTTCTCCTGTTAAAGAAATATTAATAGTTTGTCGTTCAGAAGAGGATGCAATTAAATTAGAAAATTCTGGTTTTACTGTTAAAAATAAAATAAAGAATGAAATCACTATAAAAATTGAAAACAACTCTATTACCTCTTCACTAAAAACTATCCTAAATAATTTCGATATTGAAGACCTTTTTATAAATGAACCACCTATAGATGAAGTAATTGGGAAGGTATTAATTAAAAAAGATTATGATATCTAA
- a CDS encoding ABC transporter permease, translating into MISNLINRKIFTLLKVQYSNMLEYRVEIALWAISGIIPFFMLNIWTNNNLNESINISDVMLSRYFLCAFFVRQFSVVWVVFSFEEDSLMGKVSPYLIQPLNPFFRYFAQHLAEQITRFPFALIIAFFFFIFNPESLWIPNLGILLLSIVSTFLSFLIQFLIQSIVACLCFWTEKASSIERLLFIPTLFLSGLLAPVVSFPAYVKSWIYLTPFPYLIDFPANLLSGNETNISGGLSMQILWIVLLFPLFKKIWSEGTKKYTAMGS; encoded by the coding sequence ATGATATCTAATTTGATTAACCGTAAAATATTCACCTTATTAAAAGTCCAATATTCAAACATGTTGGAATATAGGGTAGAAATTGCATTATGGGCAATTTCAGGGATTATTCCTTTTTTCATGTTAAACATTTGGACAAACAATAATCTTAATGAATCGATAAACATTAGTGATGTTATGCTTTCTAGGTATTTCTTATGTGCTTTTTTTGTAAGACAGTTTTCTGTAGTTTGGGTTGTATTTAGTTTTGAAGAGGATTCTCTCATGGGAAAAGTATCTCCGTATTTAATCCAACCTTTAAATCCATTTTTCAGATATTTTGCACAACATCTTGCTGAACAAATAACAAGATTTCCTTTCGCACTAATAATCGCATTTTTCTTTTTTATTTTTAATCCAGAAAGTTTATGGATACCAAATTTAGGAATTTTACTCTTATCGATAGTATCTACTTTCTTATCCTTCTTGATTCAATTTTTAATTCAGTCAATAGTTGCATGTCTATGTTTCTGGACAGAAAAAGCATCATCGATAGAAAGATTGTTATTTATTCCAACTTTATTTCTCTCAGGTCTTTTAGCACCAGTAGTCTCATTCCCCGCATATGTTAAATCTTGGATTTATTTGACTCCTTTTCCATATCTAATTGATTTCCCTGCGAACTTACTGTCAGGTAATGAAACAAATATTAGTGGAGGCTTAAGTATGCAAATTCTATGGATTGTTTTACTTTTCCCATTATTTAAGAAAATCTGGTCTGAAGGAACGAAAAAATATACAGCAATGGGGTCATGA
- a CDS encoding ABC transporter permease, translating into MNLRKYLKVYKKFLHTSLASELEYKTNILVDLITAILSLVGSIFLLSIFFQNNGYIGGWEFEQALIIQAIYTILNGITNTWFNPNLTEIVKHIREGTLDFVLLKPIDSQFFISLKKINPSGFLEIMLGFFLLLFCIRINQINLSLSFLSLSLITISCSICILYSLWFFISTTTIWFVKTWNAIEVLRSFLYIGRFPLNSFSFSLRVFFSIFIPIAFITTIPSEVFLGLSQVWKILLEIVVAIIFLITSRKFWLFALKFYTSASS; encoded by the coding sequence ATGAATTTAAGAAAATATTTAAAAGTTTATAAAAAATTCCTACATACTTCTTTAGCTTCTGAATTGGAGTATAAGACAAATATATTAGTTGATTTAATTACTGCAATTTTAAGTTTAGTAGGGAGTATTTTTCTACTATCTATTTTCTTTCAAAATAATGGATATATTGGAGGGTGGGAATTTGAACAGGCACTAATAATCCAAGCTATTTATACAATTTTGAATGGAATAACAAATACATGGTTCAATCCTAATCTTACAGAAATAGTTAAACACATAAGAGAAGGAACATTAGACTTCGTACTTTTAAAACCTATTGATAGTCAATTTTTTATTTCATTAAAAAAAATAAATCCATCTGGATTTTTAGAAATTATGCTTGGATTTTTCTTGTTGCTCTTCTGCATAAGAATAAATCAAATAAATTTAAGTTTAAGTTTTCTAAGCCTATCCTTGATTACGATAAGCTGCTCGATTTGTATTTTATATAGCCTATGGTTCTTTATATCTACTACTACTATTTGGTTTGTTAAGACTTGGAATGCGATAGAAGTATTAAGATCATTTCTTTATATTGGAAGATTTCCTCTAAATTCATTTTCATTTTCTTTAAGAGTTTTTTTTAGTATTTTCATTCCTATCGCTTTTATAACTACAATACCTTCTGAAGTTTTTCTAGGACTTTCTCAAGTGTGGAAAATATTGCTTGAAATTGTTGTTGCCATAATATTCCTTATTACTTCGAGAAAGTTCTGGTTATTTGCATTAAAGTTCTATACGTCAGCATCTAGCTAA